The sequence below is a genomic window from Brevibacillus agri.
CGCTTTATTCCTTCATGGGGTACTGTCTGGGTACGTGTTCCTGTATATCGACAACGTTGCCACGATTGCCAGATCACCTGGACTCTCGAATGGGATGGAATTCCCTATCGAGGAACGGCTACTTTTGCGTTTCGTCAAATGGCCGTTGAGTTGTGTCAGAAGAGGGATTTGCTTAGCGTTTCCAAACAACTCGGAATCTGCTATACGACATTGGAACGGTGGTATTACCAACTGGCTCCTCAGCTTCTCGCTAAGCCCCAAGATCATCTTACGCCTACTATGGTCTGTCTGGACGAGTTTGCTCTCCAAAAAGGACACAAGTACGGTGTCAACCTCATGGATGCACAAAGCGGGCATATCTGGCAGGTTACAGAAGGGCGTTCACGTGAGCAGGTTCGTCAGGCTCTCATGAACTGGCCCTTTGCTACGCCTCCACAGGTTGTTGTGACAGACTTGGCTCCTGGAATGGCTGAGACGGTTCGCGGTGTTTGGAAGGATGCCACGGTAGTAGCGGACAAGTTCCACGTCATTCAGCTCTTCTCCAAATCGTTAGAAGCTGCTCGTAAACGTACCCGTTCGCGGGGAACTCATCGCCGGGGTAGACATGAACAACGTCTGCTCCACACACCTCCTGATAAACTGAAACCTGAGGAACAGGAGGAATTGAAAGCCTGGTTCGCTCAAGATCCCCATTTGGAACGCCTTTACAACGCTCTTCAGCACATGAGAACGGTATATGCAGCTCAGACAGAAGAGTCGGGAAAAGAAGCACTCCAACAATGGATAACCGAGCACCTCACATCTCCCACCTCTGCCGTCCGTTCGATTGCAAAAACAATCGTTCAATGGCGACAGTCGGTTCAGAATTATTTTTCGTTTCGAGTTACAAATGCTCCGATTGAAGGGACACACAACAAAGTGAAAGTCATCAAGCGACGAGCCTATGGGTATCGCAACATCGAGCGGTTCAAGATTCGAATTCGGCTGGAGTGTAAACCAGCCATATAAAAAAGTGAAAAACTACGCTAGAGGAAGATCAAGCACGTTTAATGGTGAAGAGCTTTATTATACATGTCGGGAGGTTAATAGTCTGAAAAATGAAACGATCGACGCGTAAAGCGGAAAAGCTGGCAG
It includes:
- a CDS encoding ISL3 family transposase: MSNQFTTDLIGLPSFQLSHWDKTTETDWVVTLTPNPASHLCPLCLKESTNHARPGYRLLRHRFIPSWGTVWVRVPVYRQRCHDCQITWTLEWDGIPYRGTATFAFRQMAVELCQKRDLLSVSKQLGICYTTLERWYYQLAPQLLAKPQDHLTPTMVCLDEFALQKGHKYGVNLMDAQSGHIWQVTEGRSREQVRQALMNWPFATPPQVVVTDLAPGMAETVRGVWKDATVVADKFHVIQLFSKSLEAARKRTRSRGTHRRGRHEQRLLHTPPDKLKPEEQEELKAWFAQDPHLERLYNALQHMRTVYAAQTEESGKEALQQWITEHLTSPTSAVRSIAKTIVQWRQSVQNYFSFRVTNAPIEGTHNKVKVIKRRAYGYRNIERFKIRIRLECKPAI